In a genomic window of Tachysurus vachellii isolate PV-2020 chromosome 13, HZAU_Pvac_v1, whole genome shotgun sequence:
- the cnot7 gene encoding CCR4-NOT transcription complex subunit 7 isoform X1 — translation MPAATVDHSQKICEVWASNLDEELKRIRQVIRKYNYIAMDTEFPGVVARPIGEFRSNADYQYQLLRCNVDLLKIIQLGLTFMNEQGEYPPGTSTWQFNFRFNLTEDMYAQDSIELLTTSGIQFKKHEEEGIETLYFAELLMTSGVVLCEGVKWLSFHSGYDFGYLIKILSNSKLPEEEVDFFEILRLFFPIIYDVKYLMKSCKNLKGGLQEVAEQLELERIGPQHQAGSDSLLTGMAFFKMREMFFEDHIDDAKYCGHLYGLGSGSSYVQNGTGNAYEEEANKQQS, via the exons ATGCCCGCAGCCACTGTGGATCATAGCCAAAAAATATGTGAGGTTTGGGCTAGTAACCTGGATGAAGAGCTGAAAAGGATTCGCCAGGTGATCCGAAAATACAACTACATTGCGATG GACACCGAGTTTCCAGGTGTAGTTGCTAGACCCATTGGAGAGTTCAGAAGTAATGCAGACTACCAGTATCAGCTGTTGCGGTGTAATGTTGATTTGTTGAAGATCATCCAGCTTGGCCTTACCTTCATGAATGAACAGGGTGAATATCCACCAGGAACTTCAACATGGCAGTTCAACTTCAGATTTAACCTCAC GGAAGATATGTATGCACAAGATTCAATTGAGCTACTGACTACATCAGGTATCCAGTTCAAAAAGCATGAAGAAGAAGGCATTGAGACACTGTATTTTGCAGAGCTCCTCATGACTTCAGGTGTGGTGCTTTGTGAAGGTGTCAAGTGGTTATCATTTCATAG tGGCTATGACTTTGGATACTTGATCAAAATCTTGTCCAATTCCAAGCTGCCAGAGGAAGAAGTTGACTTCTTTGAGATTCTTCGTTTATTTTTCCCTATTATCTATGATGTGAAATACCTCATGAAGAGCTGTAAAAACCTGAAG GGTGGCCTGCAGGAGGTAGCTGAGCAGCTGGAACTTGAGAGAATTGGGCCTCAGCATCAGGCAGGCTCAGACTCCCTTCTCACAGGAATGGCGTTCTTTAAGATGAGAGAG ATGTTTTTTGAGGATCATATTGATGATGCTAAATACTGTGGGCATTTGTATGGACTGGGCTCCGGTTCATCCTACGTCCAGAATGGCACCGGCAATGCCTATGAAGAGGAGGCCAACAAGCAACAGTCATGA
- the cnot7 gene encoding CCR4-NOT transcription complex subunit 7 isoform X2, which produces MDLATSNIDVFQSNEGAVREDMYAQDSIELLTTSGIQFKKHEEEGIETLYFAELLMTSGVVLCEGVKWLSFHSGYDFGYLIKILSNSKLPEEEVDFFEILRLFFPIIYDVKYLMKSCKNLKGGLQEVAEQLELERIGPQHQAGSDSLLTGMAFFKMREMFFEDHIDDAKYCGHLYGLGSGSSYVQNGTGNAYEEEANKQQS; this is translated from the exons ATGGATTTGGCCACATCTAATATTGATGTTTTTCAGTCTAATGAAGGAGCTGTTAG GGAAGATATGTATGCACAAGATTCAATTGAGCTACTGACTACATCAGGTATCCAGTTCAAAAAGCATGAAGAAGAAGGCATTGAGACACTGTATTTTGCAGAGCTCCTCATGACTTCAGGTGTGGTGCTTTGTGAAGGTGTCAAGTGGTTATCATTTCATAG tGGCTATGACTTTGGATACTTGATCAAAATCTTGTCCAATTCCAAGCTGCCAGAGGAAGAAGTTGACTTCTTTGAGATTCTTCGTTTATTTTTCCCTATTATCTATGATGTGAAATACCTCATGAAGAGCTGTAAAAACCTGAAG GGTGGCCTGCAGGAGGTAGCTGAGCAGCTGGAACTTGAGAGAATTGGGCCTCAGCATCAGGCAGGCTCAGACTCCCTTCTCACAGGAATGGCGTTCTTTAAGATGAGAGAG ATGTTTTTTGAGGATCATATTGATGATGCTAAATACTGTGGGCATTTGTATGGACTGGGCTCCGGTTCATCCTACGTCCAGAATGGCACCGGCAATGCCTATGAAGAGGAGGCCAACAAGCAACAGTCATGA
- the cnot7 gene encoding CCR4-NOT transcription complex subunit 7 isoform X3 has translation MFFSLMKELLGREDMYAQDSIELLTTSGIQFKKHEEEGIETLYFAELLMTSGVVLCEGVKWLSFHSGYDFGYLIKILSNSKLPEEEVDFFEILRLFFPIIYDVKYLMKSCKNLKGGLQEVAEQLELERIGPQHQAGSDSLLTGMAFFKMREMFFEDHIDDAKYCGHLYGLGSGSSYVQNGTGNAYEEEANKQQS, from the exons ATGTTTTTCAGTCTAATGAAGGAGCTGTTAGGCAG GGAAGATATGTATGCACAAGATTCAATTGAGCTACTGACTACATCAGGTATCCAGTTCAAAAAGCATGAAGAAGAAGGCATTGAGACACTGTATTTTGCAGAGCTCCTCATGACTTCAGGTGTGGTGCTTTGTGAAGGTGTCAAGTGGTTATCATTTCATAG tGGCTATGACTTTGGATACTTGATCAAAATCTTGTCCAATTCCAAGCTGCCAGAGGAAGAAGTTGACTTCTTTGAGATTCTTCGTTTATTTTTCCCTATTATCTATGATGTGAAATACCTCATGAAGAGCTGTAAAAACCTGAAG GGTGGCCTGCAGGAGGTAGCTGAGCAGCTGGAACTTGAGAGAATTGGGCCTCAGCATCAGGCAGGCTCAGACTCCCTTCTCACAGGAATGGCGTTCTTTAAGATGAGAGAG ATGTTTTTTGAGGATCATATTGATGATGCTAAATACTGTGGGCATTTGTATGGACTGGGCTCCGGTTCATCCTACGTCCAGAATGGCACCGGCAATGCCTATGAAGAGGAGGCCAACAAGCAACAGTCATGA